The proteins below come from a single Cylindrospermopsis raciborskii Cr2010 genomic window:
- a CDS encoding DUF3598 family protein yields the protein MLTNWRNFLKNAGEWRGSFTRISGQGEILDSTLSILNLEATNNNETVLFRLRRFQGHDYDSPVIQDYQQEYTSLAKENIFFETGAFSKGTVQLAPFAEFGAEYGFVHENRRSRLVQLYNKDGELSGLTLIREFRSFTDAQERPQLTVEQLIGKWQGISHTVYSDLRPSNKETTYLEIKKLDNGHLEKQQLFAGEEMISLGKIVDNRLIFEPSSRQQSNQKLNNEEILLPDGVSSNVPPKLERRKEFFIEAGWLVKDTERQRLIRSYNAQGEWISSSHIVEIKMA from the coding sequence ATGTTAACTAATTGGCGCAATTTTCTCAAAAATGCTGGGGAGTGGAGGGGCTCATTCACTCGCATCTCTGGTCAAGGGGAGATTTTGGATTCTACTCTGAGTATTTTAAACTTAGAGGCTACTAATAACAACGAAACTGTATTGTTTAGACTACGACGTTTCCAAGGTCATGATTATGATAGTCCTGTTATTCAAGACTATCAACAGGAATATACATCCCTGGCTAAAGAGAATATTTTTTTTGAAACAGGTGCTTTTTCTAAGGGAACCGTGCAACTGGCCCCCTTTGCTGAATTTGGTGCGGAATATGGTTTTGTCCATGAGAACCGCAGGTCTCGTTTGGTGCAATTATATAATAAGGACGGTGAACTAAGTGGTTTAACGCTAATTAGGGAGTTTCGTAGTTTTACGGATGCACAGGAGAGACCCCAACTAACAGTAGAACAGCTAATCGGTAAGTGGCAAGGAATATCGCATACGGTTTACTCAGATCTAAGACCATCCAATAAAGAAACAACTTACTTGGAAATTAAAAAACTAGATAATGGGCATTTAGAAAAACAGCAATTGTTTGCTGGGGAAGAAATGATTTCTCTCGGTAAAATAGTAGACAACAGGTTGATATTTGAACCATCATCCAGACAACAATCTAATCAAAAGTTAAACAATGAGGAAATACTTTTGCCAGATGGTGTGTCTAGCAACGTTCCCCCAAAACTGGAGCGGAGAAAAGAGTTTTTCATCGAAGCAGGTTGGTTAGTCAAAGATACAGAAAGACAAAGACTGATTCGTAGTTATAATGCTCAGGGAGAATGGATTAGCTCCAGCCATATAGTGGAAATCAAAATGGCATGA